In Legionella cardiaca, a genomic segment contains:
- a CDS encoding DSD1 family PLP-dependent enzyme, producing MSKQFIGKNKLELDTPCLVIDKEKLINNLKRMQQHGLQNKINIRPHCKTHKCTTLAKLQLEYGAIGISAAKISEAEMLIKQGISGVLITSPIVTSYKIERLMNCLQKAPDTLIVIDNQQNLMDLEQAGQLHHQPINVLIDIDPGLGRTGIKPHLALNLATEVQRSQWLKLAGLQCYAGNLQHIGSYEERKNISLKTMETASELVKLFRQHDLPCDILTGSGTGTYDIDTEASEVTEIQPGSYTVMDVEYAAIGSKENKQHFHTFQHAMTLLTTVISNNRQEHVTVDAGTKSIYVDKLRPQIISHANLIYDWGGFGDEHGKVTCPQGNKLPVNGEVLELIVPHCDPTINLFDKFYIVSQGTVVDVWDIDLRGASQ from the coding sequence ATGTCAAAGCAATTTATTGGGAAGAATAAATTAGAATTAGATACACCTTGTCTGGTTATTGATAAGGAAAAACTTATCAACAATTTAAAACGCATGCAGCAACATGGATTGCAGAACAAGATTAATATTAGACCCCATTGCAAAACGCATAAATGTACAACATTAGCAAAACTCCAGCTGGAATATGGTGCTATTGGCATCAGTGCTGCCAAAATTTCAGAAGCAGAAATGCTTATTAAGCAAGGAATTTCTGGCGTCCTAATCACCTCTCCAATTGTCACTTCTTATAAGATAGAACGTTTGATGAATTGCCTGCAGAAAGCTCCCGACACCTTGATTGTTATCGATAATCAGCAAAATCTTATGGATCTTGAACAAGCAGGCCAACTCCATCATCAACCTATTAACGTATTAATTGACATTGACCCCGGCCTGGGCCGAACAGGTATCAAACCTCATCTTGCCTTAAATCTCGCGACAGAAGTTCAACGCTCCCAATGGTTAAAGCTTGCAGGATTGCAATGTTATGCCGGTAATCTACAACATATTGGGTCTTATGAAGAACGAAAGAATATTTCATTAAAGACGATGGAAACCGCCAGCGAATTAGTCAAATTGTTTCGTCAACATGATTTACCTTGTGATATCTTAACAGGCAGTGGTACGGGCACTTATGATATTGATACGGAAGCCTCAGAAGTCACTGAAATCCAACCTGGCTCTTACACTGTCATGGATGTAGAGTATGCAGCCATTGGTTCAAAGGAAAATAAGCAACATTTCCATACCTTTCAACACGCAATGACCCTGCTGACAACCGTGATTAGTAATAATCGACAAGAACATGTCACCGTTGATGCAGGAACAAAATCGATTTATGTCGATAAGCTACGCCCACAAATAATAAGTCATGCCAATCTTATCTATGACTGGGGAGGTTTTGGCGATGAGCATGGCAAAGTCACTTGTCCGCAAGGAAATAAACTACCAGTCAACGGTGAAGTACTTGAGCTAATCGTCCCTCACTGTGATCCGACCATTAATTTATTTGATAAATTTTATATTGTCAGCCAAGGCACAGTAGTCGATGTATGGGATATTGATTTAAGAGGGGCATCCCAATAA
- the thpR gene encoding RNA 2',3'-cyclic phosphodiesterase — protein sequence MVIRKSRVFFAINFSEKIQQILKEILVTLQRSTLAKNVRWTPWYNLHITLGFLGNIQVEHISQLIANARKELSHSHSFALRLERLQWFPNAKRPRIISVEAGPSAALNEIAHCIRQAIIITNYPAEMRAYRGHLTLGRLRTTHFEKNLFEQIQLPIIPEIIITQIDLLESKPGKEVPCYIPLAHFNLK from the coding sequence ATGGTGATTAGGAAATCGCGAGTTTTTTTTGCTATTAATTTTTCTGAAAAAATACAACAAATCCTAAAGGAAATATTAGTAACGCTACAGCGCAGTACTTTAGCAAAGAACGTACGCTGGACACCTTGGTATAACCTGCATATTACTCTAGGTTTCCTGGGAAATATTCAAGTTGAGCATATCTCACAATTGATTGCAAATGCTCGAAAGGAGTTAAGTCATAGTCATTCTTTTGCTTTACGATTGGAAAGATTACAATGGTTTCCCAACGCGAAAAGACCGCGCATTATTTCAGTAGAAGCAGGCCCTTCTGCTGCGCTTAACGAAATTGCACATTGTATTCGCCAGGCTATTATAATTACCAACTATCCTGCAGAAATGCGGGCTTATCGTGGACACCTTACGCTTGGTCGTTTGCGCACAACTCATTTCGAAAAGAATCTATTTGAACAAATTCAACTACCGATTATTCCTGAAATAATAATTACGCAAATTGATTTATTAGAAAGCAAGCCTGGTAAGGAAGTTCCTTGTTATATTCCTTTAGCGCATTTTAATTTAAAATAG
- a CDS encoding VOC family protein encodes MTVKTTKYEYHHMGIPTTIPREGERYSSTFKMYTSGGENSEYRIQYHRFEPDSPLHPLIKTMPHIGFKVDNLEEAIKGKEVILGPYEPFSGYKVAMIAESGVPVEFVETTLSEEEIWYSDHKNSVIYPEE; translated from the coding sequence ATGACTGTAAAAACCACAAAGTATGAATATCATCATATGGGAATTCCTACCACTATTCCCAGGGAAGGCGAAAGATATAGCTCTACATTTAAAATGTATACCAGTGGTGGGGAAAATAGTGAATACCGCATTCAATATCATCGTTTTGAACCAGATTCACCACTCCATCCATTGATTAAAACAATGCCTCATATTGGATTTAAAGTTGATAATTTAGAAGAGGCAATTAAAGGAAAAGAAGTCATTCTGGGGCCTTATGAACCCTTTTCAGGATATAAAGTTGCTATGATTGCTGAAAGTGGGGTGCCGGTTGAGTTCGTTGAAACAACGCTGAGTGAAGAGGAAATATGGTATAGCGACCATAAAAATTCTGTTATCTATCCAGAAGAATAG
- a CDS encoding patatin-like phospholipase family protein, producing MKQTGIVLQGGGALGAYELGVLKRLYEQEKFSPNIVAGVSIGAINAVALIGAKNDPIKTLEAMWDEFTLFSTPLSENIESYLALFGNDSFFNLRTDYWALPYWTSFYFTQPLQQLLLKYIDFEKINNSPIHLILTATDIETGEIKIFENKGKNRTEITPLHVLASGSLPPGFPMTTIGNKNFWDGGLFENTPLSPVLERLNPNPAVEKQIIVVNLFPCRGKIPTNMIEVFDRVFEIIFSNKIRFNLELTAKVNDYIEVINEIEKLIPENSAIKKLPGYKRLINYKYIQNIIYIENEDPESVAAPFDFSRKSIQKRIEAGYRDAGSACL from the coding sequence ATGAAACAGACAGGGATAGTTTTACAAGGTGGCGGCGCTCTTGGGGCTTATGAATTAGGTGTATTAAAGCGCTTATATGAACAAGAAAAATTTTCTCCTAATATTGTTGCCGGTGTCTCTATTGGGGCAATTAATGCAGTAGCGCTTATCGGTGCCAAAAATGATCCCATTAAGACATTGGAGGCGATGTGGGACGAATTTACATTATTCTCAACACCACTTAGCGAAAATATTGAATCTTATCTCGCTCTTTTTGGTAATGATTCTTTTTTTAATTTGCGCACTGACTATTGGGCCTTGCCTTACTGGACAAGCTTTTATTTTACACAGCCTCTGCAACAATTGTTGTTGAAGTATATCGATTTTGAAAAAATAAATAATTCCCCCATTCATTTAATTTTAACCGCTACGGATATTGAAACAGGCGAAATCAAAATCTTTGAAAACAAAGGGAAAAATCGCACAGAAATTACGCCATTACATGTATTAGCCAGTGGCAGCTTACCGCCAGGCTTTCCCATGACAACGATAGGAAATAAAAATTTTTGGGATGGTGGATTATTTGAAAATACTCCTCTTTCGCCTGTGCTGGAGCGACTTAATCCTAATCCTGCTGTGGAGAAACAAATTATTGTCGTTAATCTCTTCCCATGTCGCGGAAAAATACCAACCAATATGATTGAAGTATTTGATCGGGTTTTTGAGATTATTTTCTCCAATAAAATTCGCTTCAATCTAGAACTAACTGCGAAGGTGAATGATTACATTGAAGTAATCAATGAAATTGAAAAATTAATACCCGAAAATAGTGCTATAAAAAAATTACCCGGCTATAAACGGTTAATAAATTACAAATATATTCAGAATATTATTTATATTGAAAATGAAGATCCTGAAAGCGTAGCAGCACCCTTCGATTTTTCACGCAAAAGTATCCAAAAGCGTATTGAAGCAGGTTATCGAGACGCAGGGAGTGCTTGCCTATAA
- the argS gene encoding arginine--tRNA ligase: MKQTVEQLLAQALDALKQASTIPQELNVDLKVERAKDSSHGDFASNLAMTLAKPCRQAPRQLAELIVKAIPNHPAVERVEIAGPGFINFFMRDEARSQVIADILQQGELFGRSNLGQGQKVILEFVSANPTGPLHVGHGRGAAFGATLANVLAAAGFNVSREYYVNDAGRQMNILAASVWLRYLVLAGEEIIFPANGYRGDYVMNIAQEVIDKHGNDFVHPWSTIHEGLPPDEPEGGDKEVYIDAVIGRAQMLLGERGFKLFHKHALDSVLADIKDDLAEFGVEYDCWFSEQSLLDGGAIEKGIQALKAGGHTYEKEGALWFRATDFGDEKDRVLVRANGHTTYFASDVAYHWNKYDRGFARVVDIFGADHHGYVTRVKAAVKALGHDENAVDVLLVQFAILYRSGERVQMSTRSGSFVTLRELREEVGNDAARFFYVMRKPEQHMDFDLDLAKSESSDNPVYYIQYAHARISSVLRQLKERGLSWDESLGLTHIDLLTESQEITLISLISRYPEVIEASAKACEPHQLAYYLRELANGLHSYYNAIQLLCEQDTLRSARLCLLVAVRQILRNGLRLLGVSTPESM, from the coding sequence ATGAAACAGACTGTTGAACAATTACTTGCTCAAGCCCTTGATGCTCTCAAACAAGCCTCTACTATTCCTCAGGAGTTAAATGTTGATCTAAAAGTGGAGCGTGCTAAAGATAGTAGTCATGGTGATTTTGCAAGTAATCTGGCAATGACTCTCGCAAAACCGTGTCGTCAAGCACCACGCCAGCTTGCTGAATTAATTGTTAAGGCGATACCGAATCATCCTGCAGTCGAACGAGTTGAAATTGCGGGTCCTGGCTTTATTAACTTTTTTATGCGTGATGAAGCGCGTTCACAGGTTATTGCTGATATTTTGCAGCAGGGCGAGCTATTTGGCCGTAGTAACTTAGGGCAAGGGCAAAAGGTTATTTTAGAGTTTGTTTCAGCGAATCCAACGGGCCCTCTGCATGTAGGGCATGGTCGCGGTGCTGCTTTTGGTGCTACATTGGCAAATGTGCTTGCAGCAGCTGGATTTAATGTTAGTCGTGAGTATTACGTGAATGACGCTGGCAGACAAATGAATATTTTGGCTGCCAGTGTATGGTTGCGTTATTTAGTTTTGGCCGGTGAAGAAATAATATTCCCCGCCAATGGTTATCGTGGCGATTACGTCATGAATATTGCTCAAGAAGTGATTGATAAGCATGGCAATGACTTTGTCCATCCTTGGTCTACTATTCATGAAGGTTTACCCCCTGATGAGCCGGAAGGTGGTGATAAAGAAGTTTATATCGATGCGGTGATTGGCCGTGCACAAATGCTTCTGGGTGAGCGAGGATTTAAATTATTTCATAAACATGCTCTCGATTCTGTGTTAGCAGACATCAAAGATGATTTGGCTGAATTTGGTGTAGAGTATGACTGTTGGTTCTCTGAACAATCCTTACTTGATGGTGGAGCCATTGAAAAAGGTATCCAGGCTTTGAAGGCTGGTGGTCATACCTACGAAAAAGAGGGGGCATTATGGTTCCGCGCCACTGATTTCGGTGATGAGAAAGACAGAGTTTTGGTGCGTGCAAATGGGCATACAACTTATTTTGCCTCTGATGTAGCTTATCATTGGAATAAATATGATCGAGGTTTTGCCCGCGTCGTTGACATTTTCGGTGCTGACCACCACGGCTATGTGACTCGCGTCAAAGCCGCTGTTAAAGCTTTAGGTCATGATGAAAATGCTGTTGATGTGTTATTGGTTCAATTTGCAATTCTTTATCGTAGTGGTGAACGTGTGCAAATGTCTACAAGAAGTGGTTCATTTGTTACCTTAAGAGAGCTGAGAGAAGAAGTTGGCAATGATGCCGCGCGTTTCTTTTATGTCATGCGTAAGCCTGAACAACATATGGATTTTGACTTGGATTTGGCGAAATCAGAATCTAGCGACAATCCAGTTTATTATATCCAATATGCCCATGCGCGAATTAGTTCTGTATTAAGGCAGTTAAAAGAGCGAGGATTGAGTTGGGATGAAAGTCTGGGCTTAACTCATATTGATTTGTTAACTGAATCGCAGGAAATCACGTTAATTTCTCTAATTAGCCGATATCCAGAGGTGATAGAGGCGTCTGCGAAGGCTTGTGAGCCACATCAATTGGCTTATTACTTACGTGAATTGGCAAATGGATTACATAGTTACTACAACGCGATACAATTGCTGTGTGAGCAAGACACGCTAAGAAGTGCGCGTTTATGTTTATTGGTAGCAGTGCGACAAATCTTAAGAAATGGTTTGCGACTACTGGGTGTATCAACTCCTGAGAGCATGTGA
- a CDS encoding SPOR domain-containing protein, translating to MARDYGKRRQSRQKSSAPKQFFWVLASFLCGYLTANVFDFTSLNNWVHKNILANDEPPPETKTVAKQEEHPKPKFEFYTLLAKDHGPPTTSLPRAALATPAKPADPPQGVPSQPASATTTVAATTPKTTSAPHTPVPVTEAKPLPATVNKTKEAYLVQIASFKSKQEAERLKAALTLKGFDVNIAVAPPQQGGWFRVILGPYGSKMEAEKIQVAVARTERIKGMVRKLNA from the coding sequence ATGGCAAGGGATTACGGAAAACGTAGGCAAAGCAGGCAGAAAAGTAGTGCTCCTAAGCAATTTTTCTGGGTATTAGCTTCATTTTTATGCGGTTATTTGACTGCAAATGTATTTGATTTTACCAGTTTGAATAATTGGGTGCATAAAAATATCCTGGCGAATGATGAGCCTCCTCCTGAAACAAAAACTGTTGCGAAGCAAGAGGAGCATCCTAAACCTAAGTTTGAGTTTTATACTTTGCTAGCAAAAGATCATGGTCCTCCGACAACGTCTTTGCCCCGAGCGGCACTTGCCACGCCAGCTAAACCCGCAGATCCACCTCAAGGAGTCCCTTCTCAACCTGCATCGGCCACAACAACAGTAGCTGCAACGACTCCTAAAACGACATCTGCACCACATACACCGGTGCCTGTTACTGAGGCCAAGCCTCTTCCCGCTACAGTGAATAAAACAAAAGAAGCCTATCTGGTACAAATTGCATCTTTTAAAAGCAAACAAGAAGCTGAACGTCTGAAGGCTGCACTGACACTTAAAGGATTTGATGTAAATATTGCTGTGGCACCACCACAACAGGGTGGATGGTTTAGAGTAATTCTTGGTCCTTATGGTTCCAAAATGGAAGCTGAGAAGATTCAAGTTGCTGTTGCTCGTACTGAGCGTATTAAAGGGATGGTTCGTAAATTAAATGCTTAA
- a CDS encoding heavy metal translocating P-type ATPase: MSNTYEFYLPTIRCESCTASILHALNSEDFVNKNGIVIEFHQVDRFKKEIKLKIKNNKKKTTEVKKIIRQTIEDLGFTCIDITPEMTLPKTSFWKKILTSNWLLGTIGTGSGIALLILSIVFSGGLSLGVMYAIGAVSTLLTLALGAPFYYQAIIKLLKSRTLTMDTLFTVSTLTVIGVSLAAFAFPWLPMMFEAGLLIFGFRYLGLAIEETITQKVAVEKKFKDRLPREVTVLATEELPKQQRKLSTIQAEEQLLIAAGGIIPVDGECLSPSAIYDTIITGSVLPRAIKPGERVLAGMRLAEDAEPMVLKAKSIILSLKKDDYIPVDGFCESDDCRVYDEELQQENSVKKGEPLTAGTRLTSPAKVKVAAVGSYSYLHRLDNNNEQAQFEKAPIEEATTKILQYFIPAVIMLALLSGGIMSLFFPFAVALQCVVSVLVAACPCTLGLITPLAVKIGINKAAEHGVQFKSAKALQAAANVNAVVFDVHGTVTMGIPTAINHKFNSKLVSNQMMLSYFAALERQSSHPIASAIVDYVKEQQIDELPISILDIDNSNHSGLKAKITKPTPNPDSTNLEETEELILGSQAIMQENGIDISVVERTLNLKGGQSAVYLARDKQLLGYMIIIDPVRPGAKEAITILKQEGIAVFICTGADKATAERYGELLDIPNDNICYGSVGISESIQDNSKTAFIEKLKAQGFNVAMVGDAANDSGAVSSTVGVAVKSKAGDEIIQQQASAVVQEDSLLPVASIFAIAKQTISNINQNLGFSLIYNMSSMLLAGGLLVAIGITLNPAVGVALMILQTSLVLLNAYRFKSQKLEHLQQAKVQPTVEYKESYGCLSNCFHGNQLTTTVTNSQEENSLSVPLFKQPMTSEDKRVEANLSEDFVFS, translated from the coding sequence ATGTCTAATACCTATGAGTTTTATCTACCAACAATTCGCTGTGAAAGTTGCACTGCTAGTATACTACACGCTCTTAATTCAGAAGATTTTGTTAATAAAAATGGGATAGTTATTGAGTTTCATCAGGTCGATCGTTTTAAAAAAGAAATTAAGCTAAAGATAAAAAATAATAAAAAGAAGACGACCGAAGTCAAGAAAATCATACGGCAAACAATAGAAGATCTAGGTTTTACCTGTATTGATATTACTCCTGAGATGACATTACCTAAGACATCTTTCTGGAAAAAAATACTCACTTCCAATTGGCTTTTAGGGACTATTGGTACTGGAAGTGGTATTGCCTTGTTAATTCTATCCATCGTTTTTTCTGGGGGTCTATCCTTAGGAGTTATGTATGCTATTGGCGCCGTAAGTACTTTGCTGACTCTTGCATTAGGTGCACCATTTTATTATCAAGCCATAATCAAGTTATTAAAATCTCGAACACTGACAATGGATACCTTGTTTACAGTCAGCACTTTGACGGTAATTGGTGTTTCTCTAGCCGCTTTTGCATTTCCCTGGTTGCCGATGATGTTTGAGGCGGGGTTATTAATTTTTGGTTTTCGTTATTTGGGACTCGCCATTGAGGAAACAATTACTCAGAAGGTCGCTGTTGAGAAAAAATTTAAAGATCGTTTGCCCCGTGAGGTTACTGTTTTAGCAACAGAAGAATTACCTAAGCAGCAACGTAAACTTTCAACTATTCAAGCTGAAGAACAATTATTAATTGCTGCGGGAGGTATTATTCCTGTGGATGGAGAATGCCTTTCCCCTAGTGCCATCTATGATACGATTATCACTGGCTCTGTTTTGCCCCGTGCTATTAAGCCGGGTGAAAGGGTATTGGCTGGTATGCGACTAGCTGAAGACGCTGAGCCAATGGTTCTAAAGGCAAAATCTATCATTCTTTCATTAAAAAAAGATGATTATATTCCCGTAGATGGATTTTGTGAGAGTGACGATTGCCGGGTATATGACGAAGAGTTACAGCAAGAAAACTCGGTCAAAAAAGGTGAGCCATTAACGGCTGGGACCAGGTTAACTTCCCCGGCTAAAGTAAAAGTAGCAGCAGTAGGCAGTTATTCTTATTTGCATCGACTCGACAATAATAATGAGCAGGCACAATTCGAAAAAGCTCCCATTGAAGAAGCTACGACAAAAATCCTGCAATATTTCATCCCTGCTGTCATCATGCTTGCACTATTGTCAGGGGGAATAATGAGTTTATTTTTCCCCTTTGCTGTGGCCTTACAGTGCGTTGTGTCTGTATTAGTGGCCGCCTGCCCTTGCACGCTTGGTTTGATTACACCACTTGCCGTAAAAATAGGAATCAATAAAGCTGCTGAGCATGGTGTGCAGTTTAAAAGTGCAAAAGCATTACAAGCTGCTGCCAATGTGAATGCAGTGGTTTTTGATGTGCATGGAACAGTGACTATGGGTATTCCAACCGCAATTAATCATAAGTTTAATTCCAAATTAGTCAGTAACCAAATGATGTTGAGCTATTTTGCAGCGTTGGAGCGTCAATCATCTCATCCAATTGCCAGCGCTATTGTTGATTATGTGAAAGAGCAACAAATAGATGAGCTGCCTATATCCATCCTCGATATTGATAATTCAAATCATTCCGGACTCAAAGCTAAAATTACCAAACCAACGCCGAATCCCGATAGTACAAATTTAGAGGAAACGGAAGAACTCATTCTTGGTAGCCAAGCGATAATGCAGGAAAATGGAATTGATATATCGGTGGTTGAACGAACTCTAAACCTTAAAGGGGGGCAATCAGCTGTTTATCTTGCACGCGATAAGCAGTTACTAGGATACATGATTATTATCGATCCGGTGCGTCCGGGAGCTAAAGAAGCGATCACTATATTAAAACAGGAAGGAATAGCGGTATTTATTTGCACAGGTGCTGACAAGGCCACAGCAGAACGCTATGGAGAACTGCTTGATATTCCAAATGACAATATTTGCTATGGATCTGTCGGAATTTCAGAAAGTATTCAAGATAACTCTAAAACAGCGTTTATTGAAAAATTAAAAGCGCAAGGTTTCAATGTTGCTATGGTAGGTGATGCTGCTAACGATTCTGGTGCTGTGTCGAGCACCGTGGGTGTAGCTGTTAAATCCAAAGCGGGTGACGAAATAATACAGCAGCAAGCCAGCGCTGTGGTTCAAGAAGATTCGTTATTACCTGTTGCCAGTATTTTTGCGATAGCTAAGCAAACAATAAGCAACATTAATCAAAATTTAGGTTTTAGCTTAATTTATAACATGAGTTCTATGTTACTTGCTGGAGGTTTGTTAGTGGCAATTGGTATTACACTGAATCCTGCTGTAGGTGTTGCCTTAATGATTTTGCAAACGAGTCTTGTTCTACTAAATGCATACCGTTTTAAATCACAAAAATTGGAGCATTTACAACAAGCAAAAGTTCAACCTACAGTCGAGTATAAAGAATCCTATGGTTGTTTAAGTAATTGTTTTCATGGTAATCAATTAACCACAACTGTGACGAATTCACAAGAAGAAAATAGTCTATCAGTGCCACTTTTTAAACAACCAATGACATCTGAGGATAAACGTGTAGAAGCTAATCTAAGTGAAGATTTTGTGTTTAGTTAG
- the folB gene encoding dihydroneopterin aldolase encodes MDILQIKGLSVLTRIGVYTWEQQISQRLLIDISIPGNFSACNDDLSNTIDYSKLCQQVTTYVETNAFQLIETVANNVATLIKNEFNVSELTISVSKPHAIKNASDIRVTVTR; translated from the coding sequence ATGGATATTCTTCAGATAAAAGGTTTGAGTGTGCTGACTCGAATTGGCGTATATACTTGGGAGCAACAAATCTCGCAGCGCTTGCTGATTGATATTTCAATTCCTGGTAATTTTAGTGCTTGTAATGATGATTTAAGCAATACCATCGATTACAGCAAGCTATGCCAACAAGTTACAACCTATGTTGAAACAAACGCGTTTCAACTTATCGAAACCGTGGCCAACAACGTTGCCACTTTAATCAAAAATGAATTTAATGTATCGGAATTAACTATCAGTGTTAGCAAACCACACGCGATAAAAAATGCAAGCGACATTCGCGTCACAGTAACCCGCTAA
- a CDS encoding DUF5617 domain-containing protein: MLLPNIDIKDYKKVIAEKISLIIDPISQEIPLDPLFVNYFDSQFVRIYSKASVLELQKQNALARQLLEEIKLDKTGVCVALKSASNLSESEKSYKDFLLTMKDLTSEKILAILQELQKIAQIVKFSLPAQSLLLKIHRILHKDIEVYVEAFLRLAAQSDGEKAIKGLFKFYEAMFRKQTEITAERHGQLMINGNPLSNNQVICPIFRKRINVADSLKNTTQASYFLAIFIALSKLAEVEDSDIELFLKNQSPEYLSKANTILLRYLRYPILFNFTPQQKNFLIQIGAQAAATQIRYPHLWDEEKSLEENALSLLRDYTKQDWSSPLLGLFICGHWNRHHLEKVRETIRELQGGGKVRELLEELKYYAKSHSQYNPQGSLACRLEFIQYKIDKIAALKPFPEVELEDALITLANI; encoded by the coding sequence ATGCTATTACCCAATATTGATATCAAGGATTATAAGAAAGTTATTGCTGAAAAAATTTCGTTGATTATTGATCCGATTTCTCAAGAAATACCTCTAGATCCACTATTCGTTAATTATTTTGATTCTCAATTTGTACGTATATATTCAAAGGCCTCTGTTTTAGAACTGCAAAAACAGAATGCACTCGCACGTCAGTTGCTTGAAGAAATTAAGCTAGATAAAACTGGCGTTTGTGTTGCTTTAAAAAGTGCCAGTAATCTATCCGAATCAGAAAAAAGCTATAAAGATTTTTTATTAACGATGAAAGATCTAACAAGTGAAAAAATTCTAGCTATTTTACAAGAGCTACAAAAAATCGCGCAAATTGTAAAATTTTCACTGCCAGCTCAATCTTTATTGTTAAAAATCCATCGAATCCTTCATAAGGATATTGAAGTCTATGTGGAAGCATTCTTGAGACTAGCAGCACAAAGTGATGGAGAGAAGGCAATTAAAGGGTTATTTAAATTTTATGAAGCTATGTTTAGAAAACAAACTGAAATCACAGCAGAGCGGCATGGTCAATTGATGATAAACGGTAATCCTTTATCTAATAACCAAGTAATTTGCCCAATTTTTAGAAAAAGAATCAATGTTGCTGATTCATTAAAGAATACCACTCAAGCTAGTTATTTTTTAGCTATTTTCATTGCATTAAGCAAACTAGCTGAAGTAGAAGATTCAGACATTGAGCTTTTTTTAAAAAATCAATCACCAGAATATCTTAGCAAGGCTAATACAATATTACTGCGGTATTTACGTTATCCCATTTTGTTTAATTTTACCCCTCAACAAAAAAATTTCTTAATTCAAATAGGGGCGCAAGCCGCAGCAACGCAAATTCGTTATCCTCATCTATGGGATGAAGAAAAATCATTGGAAGAAAATGCTCTCTCTTTATTGAGAGACTATACCAAGCAAGATTGGTCTTCCCCCCTTTTAGGATTATTTATTTGCGGTCATTGGAATCGTCATCATCTTGAAAAAGTCAGGGAAACTATCAGAGAGCTGCAAGGTGGTGGGAAAGTCAGGGAGTTATTGGAGGAGCTAAAATATTATGCAAAATCCCATAGTCAATACAATCCGCAAGGCTCTTTAGCATGCCGTTTAGAGTTTATACAGTATAAAATTGACAAAATAGCCGCTCTTAAACCCTTTCCCGAGGTTGAATTAGAAGACGCCCTGATAACACTCGCAAACATTTAA